The nucleotide window CGTAGCTTATTCTTAGCCCATTTTAAAAATAGGTGACCCTTTGtgccatggaaagaaaaaaaagaacataaaaacaCCAACTCCTGAAGGACTACTCAGGCTGGTGATCGATTTATAAAATACAGCCtgacttaaaaaacaaacaaacaaacaaaaaaaaccccaaaactattTGGTACCAAAATAATAATTCTAGTAGTAAGTTTCTGACACCAGCAAATCCTTTCTGCATCTCTGaactccagctctctcctctccttacAAGTCTGTTTCCCTGTTGGTGTCCAGACAGAGAGCATAGAGGGATTTTCTGAGGTCTACGTTACTTTTCGCTTTGATATTGGCTTTCTCTAAGGAGCTGGTGTCATTGTTGAGCCCCTCACTGTTTTCCAAGTGCACAACAGATTTGTTCAGAGAGTTTCTACTGGATTTTCTCTTTGCATCTCCGCCTGCTGTACTGCCCTGACCACTGCTGTGTTCATCTTTGAGGATAGCTTGCTCTTCGTGATCAGTCTCTCGGTGGTAGAAGTAGTTGAAGTTGGACACAATgacagggacaggcagggcaATGGTGAGCACACCTGCAATGGCACACAGGGAACCCACAATCTTGCCCCCCACAGTGACAGGTCGCATATCCCCATAGCCCACAGTGGTCATGGTTACCACTGCCCACCAGAAAGCGTCAGGGATGCTGGAGAAGTGAGACTCAGGGTCATCTGCCTCAGCAAAGTAAACagcactggagaagaggatcACCccaatgaagaggaagaagatgaggaggcccagctccctcatgcTAGCTTTCAAAGTCTGTCCCAAGATCTGCAGCCCCTTGGAGTGCCTGGAGAGCTTGAAGATCCTGAAGACCCTGACCAGGCGAATGACTCTGAGGATGGCCAGGGACATGGCTTGCTGCTGGCCTCCACCCCCATTGCTACTGCCAGCCccgggctgctgctgctcatgggCCAGCTCGGTGCCCAGGGTGATGAAGTAGGGAATGATGGCCACAATGTCAATGATGTTCATGATGTTGCGTGAGAACTCGGGCTTGCTGGGGCAGGCGAAGAAGCGGACAAGGAGCTCAAAGGTGAACCAGATCACACAGGTGGTCTCAATGATGAAGAAGGGGTCAGCAAGGCTACTGGGTGGCTTCATGGGTGAGGAGTTCCCAGTCGTGCCATTCAGACCTCCACTTTGTGTGGGCAAGGGCACGGGCATCTCCCTCTCATCCCTGAATTCCGGCAGGGTCTCCAAGCAGAAGGTGATGATAGAGATGAGGATGACCAGCACGGAGACAATGGCAATGGCCCGGGCTGAACTGGAGCTCTCAGGGTACTCAAATATGAGCCAGACCTGGCGCTGGAACTCATTGCGGGGCAGgggcttctcctcctctttgatGAAGCCCTCGTCCTCCCGGAAGCGCTCCATGGCCTCCTCGCCCAACTGGTAGAAACGGATCTCATCGGTGAACACATCGATGGAGACGTTGACAGGTC belongs to Indicator indicator isolate 239-I01 chromosome 3, UM_Iind_1.1, whole genome shotgun sequence and includes:
- the LOC128981237 gene encoding potassium voltage-gated channel subfamily A member 5-like yields the protein MEIALVTLENGGATAIVGGEDAAAGGSGSGSGGGGSIRVRRRGDLHIVGSGGPRLSDGMEGVPSSSPPSPPPPPADEDQDREQPPPAPREDGGERRGSGSTGSPKGQEAACGVAPPPPQQPPPQPPPRQPPPKPPPRAPRPTAAVDMGPAEEGGHRRGMAMAASGEEEDEAAAATNRGAMHHQRVLINISGLRFETLLGTLNQFPDTLLGDPDKRMRYFDPLRNEYFFDRNRPSFDGILYFYQSGGKLRRPVNVSIDVFTDEIRFYQLGEEAMERFREDEGFIKEEEKPLPRNEFQRQVWLIFEYPESSSSARAIAIVSVLVILISIITFCLETLPEFRDEREMPVPLPTQSGGLNGTTGNSSPMKPPSSLADPFFIIETTCVIWFTFELLVRFFACPSKPEFSRNIMNIIDIVAIIPYFITLGTELAHEQQQPGAGSSNGGGGQQQAMSLAILRVIRLVRVFRIFKLSRHSKGLQILGQTLKASMRELGLLIFFLFIGVILFSSAVYFAEADDPESHFSSIPDAFWWAVVTMTTVGYGDMRPVTVGGKIVGSLCAIAGVLTIALPVPVIVSNFNYFYHRETDHEEQAILKDEHSSGQGSTAGGDAKRKSSRNSLNKSVVHLENSEGLNNDTSSLEKANIKAKSNVDLRKSLYALCLDTNRETDL